In one window of Zingiber officinale cultivar Zhangliang chromosome 11A, Zo_v1.1, whole genome shotgun sequence DNA:
- the LOC122031179 gene encoding uncharacterized protein LOC122031179 isoform X1 — MSVILGGGDGINLCFLAGFSVADSLMVCSSDAVARSLGICQGILYQSTLSLISGDQVAESSVIAKCCDGSQNNPKGIIERIYPLGAAIGKPKSSTEGISPAKIAQSEWKSLTESDNSSESTANTMRNFEQTMQTNIM, encoded by the exons atgaGTGTGATTTTGGGCGGGGGAGATGGAATCAATCTCTGCTTCTTGGCAGGTTTCTCCGTCGCAGACTCGTTGATGGTATGCTCTAGCGATGCGGTGGCTAGGTCTCTCGGCATCTGTCAGG GTATCCTTTATCAAAGTACTTTATCATTGATTTCTGGAGACCAAGTGGCTGAATCCTCAGTTATAGCAAAATGCTGTGATGGTTCACAGAATAATCCCAAGGGTATTATTGAACGAATATATCCATTGGGTGCAGCGATTGGTAAACCAAAATCTTCTACTGAGGGCATCTCTCCTGCAAAAATTGCACAATCTGAGTGGAAGAGTTTGACAGAAAGTGATAATTCCTCCGAGTCTACTGCTAACACGATGAGAAACTTTGAGCAGACAATGCAAACAAACATCATGTGA
- the LOC122031179 gene encoding ATP-dependent DNA helicase Q-like 3 isoform X2 yields the protein MKKRESSLPSGGLPEKSVATFTQMVEYYEGSGCHRGEILPSFGEQVSTSLCQKSCDSCKQPSIVVQHLKDLEGKTYSQKDKFFPILTKSSTYIPLEGQHTEFWN from the exons ATGAAAAAGAGAGAATCTTCACTTCCCTCAGGTGGCTTGCCAGAGAAGTCTGTAGCTACATTTACTCAG ATGGTGGAATACTACGAAGGTTCTGGTTGTCATAGGGGGGAGATTCTTCCAAGTTTTGGCGAACAG GTGTCAACATCTTTATGTCAGAAATCATGTGATTCATGTAAACAACCAAGCATAGTTGTACAACACCTAAAGGATCTTGAGGGAAAAACTTACTCCCAGAAGGACAAGTTCTTTCCCATTTTGACTAAAAG CTCAACCTACATTCCTTTAGAAGGTCAACATACTGAATTTTGGAATTGA